One window from the genome of Candidatus Didemnitutus sp. encodes:
- a CDS encoding SIR2 family protein, which translates to MNAPANPEAELRQRILDRKAVLVAGTGVSIAASIDPATGKPNPQASWVGLLEHGLQHGLKMTRLTQQEVDAYRNLLQVAPTTQNFISVAAAVTSALGGSRSTIFRDWLAGTVGKITAHDRSALDALDALRQHGNLLATTNYDSLLLGARADLVPINWTDRDAFLCAARGERPNSVIFLHGHWESPASVVLDWKSYEEISRDENYRTDLVAFWKMTTWVYIGCGVNGLSDPDFGLLLERHGERARNAGHWDFCLVRKKDQKLFQKQFDDNKLNICAVPIGAEHTDLPKFLRSLLPAPVAPVNTATPLASVAAAGAKLLPQPPAFYAEPDYIGSHKFVGRAAELQVLSDWAKPADPTNLLLFEAIGGNGKSMLTWEWTKNHALAARPADRPWAGRFWYSFYERGAIMADFCQRALAYMTGRPLEDFAKKKTADLKDDLLAQLHARPWLLILDGLERILVAYHRIDAAEVPDEEANSPTDKIVNRNPCDAIRDEDNDLLRALAAAAPSKLLVSSRLTPRVLLNPSGQPIPGAKRITLPGLRPPDAEALLRSCGIEGRSAAIQGYLTANCDNHPLVIGILGGLIANYLPARGNFDAWSAALDGGAALDLARLDLIQRRNHILEAAIKTLPDASRQLLSTLALLTDSVDYETLKAFNPHLPPEPEEVEKPTPPEEHWRWERRSEEERRRMQTHYKSVSAQWEEYQKAVKAWGGSAEFRAAPKKLEATVNDLEQRSLLQWDRRTRRYDLHPVVRGVASSAMAAADRERHGQRVVDHFTAQPHRPYDEAETLEDVGSGLHVVRTLLKLGHYQQAADAYTGDLAQALRINLEAYVETLSLLRPFFPAGWDQLPQEVDDVTASRLANEAASALHHCGEDEQAILAYGAKIRGDLRIENLRLVRVRTGLCNMSVHLWAQNRLAASVRVHALILDLPSVNDNAQDIFWNRLVLFVHQSRLGQWPEAMATWHLLDPMGRQWSRATYREGRAEFRFAEFQFWQGCLREEFLAAAEILANKDQERITLRDIHRLRGTWRLEQSEWALAAASFTQAVTMSREVSLVDEESETGLALAKVHLGQLTPEEVRSEVQRLAQLRRPAHRTLALLWTALGDHDQAKHHALKAYTWAWADGEPFVNRYELTKTTELLHELGVPIPNLPPYDSTKDEPFPWEADVRTAIEKLRAEKKVKQEKSKNRRKSPPDKPASP; encoded by the coding sequence ATGAACGCCCCCGCCAATCCCGAAGCGGAATTACGTCAGCGCATCCTTGACCGCAAAGCCGTGCTCGTTGCGGGCACAGGTGTTTCGATTGCCGCCAGCATCGATCCTGCAACTGGGAAACCTAACCCACAGGCGTCGTGGGTGGGCCTGCTGGAACACGGGCTTCAACACGGCTTGAAGATGACCCGCCTCACGCAGCAAGAGGTGGACGCCTATCGCAACCTTCTCCAAGTCGCCCCCACCACCCAGAACTTCATTTCCGTCGCGGCAGCGGTCACCTCGGCTCTCGGGGGCAGTCGATCAACTATTTTCAGGGACTGGCTCGCCGGCACCGTCGGGAAGATCACTGCACACGATCGCAGCGCCTTGGACGCTTTGGACGCACTCCGCCAGCACGGAAATCTCCTCGCGACGACCAACTACGACAGCCTCCTCCTCGGTGCCCGAGCGGATCTCGTCCCCATCAACTGGACAGACCGCGATGCTTTTCTTTGCGCCGCGCGCGGTGAGCGGCCGAATTCGGTTATTTTTCTTCACGGCCACTGGGAGAGCCCGGCGTCTGTCGTCCTCGACTGGAAATCCTACGAGGAAATCTCGAGAGATGAGAACTACCGCACCGATCTGGTCGCCTTCTGGAAAATGACCACGTGGGTCTACATCGGCTGTGGCGTGAACGGTTTGAGTGACCCGGATTTCGGACTGCTGTTGGAGCGGCACGGCGAACGAGCGCGCAACGCCGGCCATTGGGACTTCTGCCTCGTCCGGAAAAAGGATCAGAAGCTTTTTCAAAAGCAATTCGACGACAACAAACTCAATATCTGCGCGGTTCCAATCGGAGCCGAACATACGGACCTACCAAAATTTCTCCGGTCCTTGCTTCCGGCCCCTGTTGCACCTGTCAACACGGCGACACCCCTAGCCTCCGTCGCCGCGGCTGGTGCAAAGCTTCTCCCCCAGCCCCCCGCCTTCTACGCCGAACCCGACTACATCGGCTCGCACAAGTTCGTCGGACGCGCCGCCGAACTCCAAGTCCTCTCCGACTGGGCCAAGCCCGCCGACCCCACGAACCTCCTCCTCTTCGAAGCCATCGGCGGCAATGGCAAGAGCATGCTCACTTGGGAGTGGACGAAAAACCACGCCCTCGCCGCGCGTCCGGCGGACCGGCCGTGGGCCGGACGCTTCTGGTATTCGTTCTACGAGCGCGGCGCCATCATGGCCGACTTCTGCCAGCGCGCCCTCGCCTACATGACGGGTCGCCCGCTCGAGGACTTCGCGAAAAAGAAAACCGCCGACCTAAAGGACGACCTCCTCGCCCAGCTCCATGCCCGGCCTTGGCTGCTCATCCTCGATGGACTCGAGCGCATCCTCGTCGCCTATCACCGCATTGATGCCGCGGAAGTCCCCGACGAGGAGGCGAACAGTCCCACCGACAAAATCGTCAACCGCAACCCCTGCGACGCCATCCGCGACGAAGACAACGACCTCCTCCGCGCCCTTGCCGCCGCCGCCCCTTCGAAGCTCCTCGTCAGCTCCCGCCTCACTCCGCGTGTCCTGCTGAATCCCTCCGGCCAGCCCATCCCCGGCGCGAAGCGCATCACCCTCCCCGGCCTGCGCCCGCCGGATGCCGAGGCGCTCCTGCGCTCCTGCGGCATCGAGGGGAGAAGTGCCGCCATCCAGGGCTACCTCACCGCCAACTGCGACAACCACCCGCTCGTCATCGGCATCCTCGGCGGCCTCATCGCGAACTACCTGCCCGCGCGCGGCAACTTCGACGCCTGGTCCGCCGCACTCGACGGCGGAGCCGCACTCGACCTCGCCCGCCTCGACCTGATCCAGCGCCGCAACCACATCCTTGAGGCAGCGATCAAAACGCTGCCCGACGCCAGCCGCCAGCTCCTCTCCACCCTCGCTTTGCTCACCGACTCCGTGGACTACGAGACGCTCAAAGCCTTCAATCCCCACCTGCCACCGGAGCCAGAGGAGGTGGAGAAGCCGACGCCGCCGGAGGAACATTGGCGTTGGGAACGGCGGTCCGAAGAGGAGAGACGCAGAATGCAGACACACTACAAATCTGTGTCTGCCCAGTGGGAAGAATATCAGAAAGCCGTAAAGGCGTGGGGGGGGTCGGCGGAATTCCGCGCTGCGCCGAAGAAGCTGGAAGCGACCGTCAACGATCTGGAGCAGCGCAGTCTGCTGCAATGGGATCGCCGCACGCGGAGGTATGACCTCCACCCCGTCGTCCGTGGCGTCGCCTCGAGCGCGATGGCGGCAGCGGACCGCGAACGCCACGGTCAGCGCGTGGTGGACCACTTCACCGCCCAACCCCACCGCCCCTACGACGAAGCCGAGACACTGGAGGACGTGGGCAGCGGCCTGCACGTCGTCCGCACCCTGCTCAAGCTCGGCCACTACCAACAAGCAGCGGATGCCTACACGGGAGACCTGGCTCAGGCGCTTCGAATCAATCTCGAAGCCTACGTGGAAACCCTGTCGCTGCTGCGTCCTTTCTTTCCAGCAGGCTGGGACCAATTGCCGCAGGAGGTGGACGACGTCACCGCCAGCCGCCTCGCGAATGAGGCCGCGAGCGCCCTGCACCACTGCGGCGAAGACGAGCAAGCGATCTTGGCCTACGGGGCCAAGATTCGTGGGGACTTGAGGATTGAGAACTTGCGCTTGGTGCGGGTGCGAACGGGCCTCTGCAACATGTCGGTGCACCTGTGGGCTCAGAACCGACTCGCCGCAAGCGTGCGCGTGCATGCCCTTATCCTCGATCTCCCTAGCGTGAACGACAATGCACAGGACATTTTCTGGAATCGGCTCGTCCTTTTCGTCCACCAGTCCCGCCTCGGTCAGTGGCCGGAGGCGATGGCGACGTGGCATTTGCTTGATCCCATGGGGCGACAGTGGTCTCGGGCAACCTATCGGGAGGGACGGGCTGAGTTTCGTTTTGCGGAATTTCAATTTTGGCAGGGTTGCTTGCGCGAAGAATTTCTCGCCGCTGCCGAAATACTCGCGAACAAAGATCAGGAACGTATCACTCTCCGCGACATCCACCGATTGCGCGGAACTTGGCGACTGGAGCAGAGCGAATGGGCGTTGGCCGCCGCGAGCTTCACCCAAGCCGTGACAATGTCCCGCGAGGTCAGCCTTGTGGATGAGGAGTCCGAGACCGGGCTCGCCCTAGCCAAGGTCCATCTCGGCCAGCTCACCCCCGAGGAAGTCCGCAGCGAGGTCCAGCGCCTCGCCCAATTGCGTCGTCCAGCGCATCGCACCCTCGCTCTGCTCTGGACAGCGCTGGGCGATCACGACCAAGCCAAGCACCACGCCCTGAAAGCCTACACCTGGGCTTGGGCCGACGGGGAGCCGTTTGTGAACCGCTACGAACTCACCAAGACCACCGAACTGCTGCACGAGCTGGGCGTTCCCATCCCCAACCTCCCTCCCTACGACTCCACCAAGGATGAGCCCTTCCCGTGGGAAGCCGACGTCCGCACCGCCATCGAAAAACTGCGTGCTGAAAAGAAAGTGAAGCAAGAGAAATCGAAGAATCGTCGTAAGAGCCCACCGGATAAACCTGCGAGTCCCTGA
- the lpxA gene encoding acyl-ACP--UDP-N-acetylglucosamine O-acyltransferase translates to MIHPTAIVEPGAQLGANCTLHAHAIVTKHAVLGDGVVVHPFAVVGGDPQYLKFDPATASGVVVGAGTVIREHCTLNRSIYAGKNTVIGARCFLMANAHVGHDCEVADDVVLANNVMLAGHVSVGSFTFVGGGAGIHQFVRIGEGVMIGGLTRLTKDVAPFLMVAERDEVPGFNLVGLKRRGFPRAAIMEIKACYAHVFAGGDPRPLAAAKLAAGVQSAEAKRFLEFFASGKRGFARPHTVKDDVAET, encoded by the coding sequence GTGATCCATCCCACCGCGATCGTCGAACCGGGCGCACAACTCGGCGCCAACTGCACTCTCCACGCTCACGCGATCGTGACGAAGCACGCTGTGCTCGGCGACGGTGTCGTCGTGCACCCCTTCGCCGTCGTCGGCGGCGACCCGCAATACCTCAAGTTCGACCCTGCCACCGCAAGCGGCGTCGTGGTCGGCGCGGGCACGGTCATCCGCGAGCATTGCACGCTCAACCGCTCGATCTACGCCGGCAAAAACACCGTCATCGGCGCGCGCTGCTTCCTCATGGCCAACGCGCACGTCGGCCACGATTGCGAGGTCGCGGACGACGTCGTGCTCGCGAACAACGTCATGCTCGCCGGTCACGTCAGCGTGGGCAGCTTCACGTTCGTTGGCGGCGGCGCGGGCATCCACCAATTCGTCCGCATCGGCGAAGGCGTGATGATCGGCGGGCTCACGCGCCTGACGAAGGACGTCGCGCCGTTCCTCATGGTCGCCGAGCGCGACGAGGTCCCGGGCTTCAATCTCGTCGGGCTCAAGCGCCGCGGTTTCCCGCGCGCCGCCATCATGGAAATCAAGGCCTGTTACGCGCACGTGTTCGCGGGTGGCGATCCGCGTCCGCTCGCGGCGGCCAAACTCGCGGCCGGCGTGCAGAGCGCGGAAGCGAAGCGCTTCCTCGAGTTCTTCGCCAGCGGTAAACGCGGCTTCGCTCGTCCCCACACCGTGAAGGACGACGTCGCGGAGACCTGA
- a CDS encoding 4-hydroxythreonine-4-phosphate dehydrogenase PdxA — MIVPRHSVFSVPSVLKKSSPLLAFTCGDPAGVGPEIIATWLAAHPAEAADVAVIGPARWLETLPACGAKIAVGLEDFVATPGQPDGAGALVAWAAMERAAAGTKSGEFSGVVTGPVSKERLAAVGYEFPGQTEFFAARWGGEPVMCFCGGKLRVALATWHVPLCEVPQLLGPQLLHRTIAAADRLARAFGSGPCRAGSPDPATNVVATLEERRGSETPPYISRIGVCGLNPHAGENGLLGEEERDLLNPTLTKLRGEFPGLSLCQPADTLFARALRGEFDVIVALYHDQGLAPLKVIDFDDSVNVTLGLPFVRTSPDHGTAFGIAGKGTANATSFTNAVTVARRLIARKP, encoded by the coding sequence TTGATCGTTCCGCGCCACTCAGTGTTCTCCGTGCCCTCCGTGTTGAAAAAATCTTCCCCTCTTCTCGCCTTCACTTGCGGCGACCCGGCGGGCGTTGGCCCGGAAATCATCGCGACGTGGCTCGCCGCGCATCCCGCCGAAGCTGCGGACGTTGCCGTGATCGGTCCCGCGCGCTGGCTCGAAACGCTGCCGGCGTGCGGCGCGAAGATCGCGGTCGGGCTCGAGGATTTCGTCGCCACGCCCGGCCAGCCCGATGGCGCCGGCGCGCTCGTGGCGTGGGCTGCGATGGAACGCGCCGCCGCGGGCACGAAGTCCGGCGAATTTTCCGGCGTCGTCACCGGCCCGGTCAGCAAGGAGCGGCTCGCCGCCGTCGGCTACGAATTTCCCGGCCAGACAGAATTCTTCGCCGCACGCTGGGGCGGCGAGCCGGTGATGTGTTTCTGCGGCGGCAAGCTTCGCGTGGCGCTCGCGACGTGGCACGTGCCGCTGTGCGAGGTGCCGCAACTCCTCGGCCCGCAACTCCTGCACCGCACCATCGCCGCCGCCGACCGCCTCGCGCGCGCTTTCGGATCAGGGCCATGTAGGGCGGGGTCTCCCGACCCCGCCACGAACGTTGTTGCGACCCTTGAAGAACGGCGGGGTTCGGAGACCCCGCCCTACATTTCGCGCATCGGTGTGTGCGGCCTGAATCCCCACGCCGGAGAAAACGGCCTGCTCGGCGAGGAAGAGCGCGACCTGCTCAATCCGACGCTGACCAAACTGCGCGGCGAATTTCCCGGTCTCTCGCTCTGCCAACCCGCCGACACGCTCTTCGCGCGCGCGCTACGCGGCGAATTCGACGTCATCGTGGCGCTCTACCACGACCAAGGCCTCGCCCCGCTCAAGGTGATCGATTTCGACGACTCCGTGAACGTCACCCTCGGCCTGCCCTTCGTGCGCACGAGCCCAGATCACGGCACGGCCTTCGGCATTGCGGGAAAAGGCACCGCGAACGCCACAAGTTTCACGAACGCCGTGACAGTCGCGCGGCGGTTGATTGCGCGGAAGCCGTAA
- a CDS encoding PepSY domain-containing protein, translated as MKLLRAVLFWLHLAAGLIAGLAIGIMCLTGAALAFEKQLVAWAERDARQIAIPAADDAPRVPLADLVQCARTVAPESKPTTLIASADPTVALAITRGRGDVVYANPFTGEVRAPASTRVRDTLKFLEQLHRVLALSGDRRPIGKAINGACNLAFCFLAVSGLYLWWPRNLTWRSVRAVALFNGRLTGKARDFNWHNAVGLWCAPVLIVLTLTALPISYRWASNGVFRLFGDTPPAANTEGPTRAETGTPREGRAPAERSAHALDLDRLLASARTEIPHAESYTLRLNTPPRAATATVVVREPSAWPRTANTTLTLDAQTGAVVRRESFADLTAGRRARTWTRFLHTGEALGLAGQLVAGLACLGGVILVYTGFALAWRRFFPGKRATTATAAI; from the coding sequence ATGAAACTCCTCCGCGCCGTCCTCTTCTGGCTCCATCTCGCCGCCGGCCTCATCGCCGGCCTGGCGATCGGCATCATGTGCCTCACCGGCGCCGCCCTCGCCTTCGAAAAACAACTCGTCGCGTGGGCCGAGCGCGACGCGCGCCAAATCGCCATTCCCGCCGCCGACGACGCCCCTCGCGTGCCCTTGGCCGACCTCGTGCAATGCGCCCGCACCGTCGCTCCTGAGAGCAAACCCACGACGCTCATCGCCTCCGCCGACCCGACCGTCGCCCTCGCCATCACGCGCGGCCGCGGCGACGTCGTCTACGCCAATCCTTTCACCGGCGAAGTCCGCGCGCCCGCCTCCACGCGCGTGCGCGACACCCTGAAATTTCTCGAACAACTCCACCGCGTGCTCGCGCTCAGCGGCGACCGGCGCCCGATCGGCAAAGCCATCAACGGCGCCTGCAACCTCGCGTTCTGCTTCCTCGCCGTCTCCGGCCTCTATCTCTGGTGGCCGCGCAACCTCACCTGGCGCAGCGTGCGCGCCGTCGCGCTTTTCAACGGGCGCCTCACCGGCAAGGCCCGCGACTTCAACTGGCACAACGCCGTCGGTCTCTGGTGCGCGCCCGTGCTCATCGTGCTCACGCTCACCGCGCTCCCGATTTCCTACCGCTGGGCCTCGAACGGCGTCTTCCGCCTCTTCGGCGACACTCCGCCCGCCGCCAACACCGAAGGCCCGACCCGCGCCGAAACCGGCACGCCGCGCGAGGGCCGCGCGCCCGCCGAACGCAGCGCGCACGCGCTCGATCTCGATCGGCTGCTCGCCTCCGCCCGCACCGAAATCCCGCACGCCGAATCCTACACCCTGCGCCTCAACACCCCGCCACGCGCCGCGACCGCCACGGTCGTCGTGCGCGAACCGAGCGCCTGGCCGCGCACCGCCAACACGACGCTCACGCTCGACGCCCAGACCGGCGCCGTCGTGCGCCGCGAGAGTTTCGCCGATCTCACCGCCGGCCGCCGCGCCCGCACCTGGACGCGCTTCCTCCACACCGGCGAAGCGCTCGGCCTCGCCGGCCAGCTCGTCGCCGGCCTCGCGTGCCTCGGCGGCGTCATCCTCGTCTACACCGGTTTCGCGCTGGCGTGGCGCCGCTTTTTCCCCGGCAAACGCGCCACGACGGCGACGGCCGCCATCTGA
- a CDS encoding TonB-dependent siderophore receptor, whose amino-acid sequence MHTHAIALSRRPAACAIVALLAATLRADDAGDTPSYLPPANEIHRLAQFEVTGQKEKNVYTVQRSVTSTKTDTALIDVPQAISVITRELIDDQAMQNIGDVTRYVPGVGIAQGEGNRDTPVLRGNSTTADFFIDGVRDDVQYFRDLYNVDRIEVLKGPNAMIFGRGGSGGLINRATKLANSRNHREATLQIGSWDQYRGTLDFGDKLSDALSYRVTGLYEDSGSYRDDVTVKRYGVNPTFRYTLSNATTLRFGYEYFHDERTADRGISSFQGRPLAVDPSTFFGNPAQSHVDASVHTAFVTVDHRFNAALTLRNHTRFSTYDKFYQNVFPGAVNATGTTVAIQGYNNATQRDNLFNQTDLVWDVDAGSLKHQILTGLELARQVTDNFRNTAYFDSVAVGTTSIQVPLSNPRTTIPAVFRQSATDADNHGVARTVGLYVQDQLELTPHLLGIVGLRYDRFEVDFDNHRTATSLASSDEMLSPRVGLVFKPAANVSLYTSYSMSFVPRAGEQLSSLSLTNRNLDPEEFKNYEVGAKWDIRPELSVTAALYRLDRTNVAITDPADSTKMLLVDGQRAKGLELGVTGRISRNWSIAGGYAYQNGEILSTQSATVKAGARLAQLPRHTLSLWNRYDLNKDWGFGLGAIYRDEIYASTDNTVRIPSFVRFDAAAFYRINDRIRAQLNVENLLDRDYISTANSNTNITPGSPRAIRLSVTTNF is encoded by the coding sequence ATGCACACCCACGCCATTGCCCTCTCCCGCCGCCCGGCCGCCTGCGCCATCGTTGCGCTTCTGGCCGCCACGCTCCGCGCCGACGATGCCGGTGACACACCGAGCTATCTCCCGCCCGCCAACGAGATTCACCGCCTCGCCCAGTTTGAGGTGACCGGCCAAAAGGAGAAAAACGTCTACACCGTCCAGCGCAGCGTGACCTCGACGAAGACCGACACCGCGCTCATCGATGTCCCCCAAGCCATCTCCGTCATCACGCGCGAGCTGATCGACGACCAGGCGATGCAGAACATCGGAGACGTCACGCGCTACGTGCCCGGCGTCGGCATCGCGCAGGGTGAGGGCAACCGCGACACGCCCGTCCTCCGCGGCAACAGCACGACGGCCGACTTCTTCATCGATGGCGTCCGCGACGACGTCCAATATTTCCGCGACCTCTACAACGTCGACCGCATCGAGGTCCTGAAAGGCCCCAACGCCATGATCTTCGGCCGCGGCGGTTCCGGCGGCCTCATCAACCGCGCCACCAAACTCGCCAACAGCCGCAATCACCGCGAAGCCACGCTCCAGATCGGCTCCTGGGACCAATATCGCGGCACGCTCGATTTCGGCGACAAGCTCTCCGACGCGCTCTCCTACCGCGTCACCGGCCTCTACGAGGACAGCGGCAGCTACCGCGACGACGTCACAGTCAAGCGCTACGGCGTCAACCCGACCTTCCGCTACACGCTCTCGAACGCCACGACGCTGCGCTTCGGCTACGAATATTTCCACGACGAGCGCACCGCCGACCGCGGCATCTCGTCCTTCCAAGGCCGCCCGCTCGCCGTCGATCCGTCGACCTTCTTCGGCAACCCCGCGCAGAGCCACGTCGACGCCTCCGTCCACACCGCGTTTGTCACCGTCGACCACCGCTTCAACGCCGCCCTCACCCTGCGCAACCACACGCGCTTCTCCACCTACGACAAATTCTACCAAAACGTCTTCCCCGGCGCCGTGAACGCCACCGGCACCACCGTCGCGATCCAAGGCTACAACAACGCCACGCAGCGCGATAATCTCTTCAACCAGACCGACCTCGTCTGGGACGTCGACGCCGGCAGCCTCAAGCACCAGATCCTCACCGGCCTCGAACTCGCCCGTCAGGTCACCGACAATTTCCGCAACACCGCCTACTTCGACTCCGTCGCCGTCGGCACCACGTCGATCCAGGTTCCGCTCTCCAACCCGCGCACGACGATCCCCGCCGTCTTCCGTCAGAGCGCCACCGACGCCGACAACCACGGCGTCGCCCGCACCGTTGGCCTCTACGTGCAGGATCAACTCGAGCTCACGCCGCACCTCCTCGGCATCGTCGGCCTCCGATACGACCGCTTCGAGGTCGATTTCGACAACCACCGCACCGCCACCTCGCTCGCCTCCTCCGACGAGATGCTCTCGCCGCGCGTCGGCCTCGTCTTCAAGCCCGCCGCCAACGTCTCGCTCTACACCAGCTACAGCATGTCCTTCGTCCCGCGCGCCGGTGAGCAGCTTTCCTCCCTCAGCCTCACCAACCGCAACCTCGATCCCGAGGAATTCAAGAACTACGAAGTCGGCGCGAAGTGGGACATCCGCCCCGAGCTCTCCGTCACCGCCGCCCTCTATCGCCTCGACCGCACCAACGTCGCCATCACCGACCCGGCCGACTCCACCAAGATGCTCCTCGTCGACGGCCAGCGCGCCAAAGGTCTCGAACTCGGCGTCACCGGCCGCATCTCCCGCAACTGGAGCATCGCCGGCGGCTACGCCTACCAAAACGGCGAAATCCTCTCCACCCAGTCCGCCACCGTGAAGGCCGGCGCGCGCCTCGCCCAACTCCCGCGCCACACGCTCTCCCTCTGGAATCGCTACGACCTGAACAAGGACTGGGGCTTCGGCCTCGGCGCGATCTACCGCGACGAGATCTATGCCTCCACCGACAACACCGTCCGCATCCCGAGCTTCGTCCGCTTCGACGCCGCCGCTTTCTATCGCATCAACGACCGCATCCGCGCCCAGCTCAACGTCGAGAACCTCCTCGACCGCGACTACATTTCCACCGCGAACAGCAACACGAACATCACGCCCGGCTCCCCGCGCGCGATCCGCTTGAGCGTCACGACGAATTTCTGA
- the aroB gene encoding 3-dehydroquinate synthase — protein sequence MAQPLEVQLSGHTYPIHLREGAVANQLAAAMAEPAWAGRSGAIVTDASVARVLGISSGAFAGRPTLVLPAGEGTKNVARLAEIWEFLAQHRIDRRGVLWAIGGGVVGDLAGFAAASYLRGIDYVQVPTTLLAMVDSSVGGKTGLNLQAGKNLAGAFHHPCAVYGFADFLPTLPAREFAAGAAEVVKYGLLADAALFDRLEARPLSLTHPDLLAIVRRCCEIKAQVVQADPRETAAEGGRALLNLGHTFGHAIENVAGYGAYLHGEAVAIGLAAAARLSCELGLIDAAAVARVERVVAAHDLPVRLRESLPMAALFGAMARDKKNRDGRLRFVVLEALGRAVTRGDVPVAPVEKVWREVGAAG from the coding sequence GTGGCTCAACCCCTTGAAGTTCAGCTTTCTGGGCACACGTATCCGATTCACCTTCGGGAAGGTGCGGTTGCGAATCAACTCGCCGCCGCGATGGCGGAGCCGGCTTGGGCGGGGCGCTCCGGGGCCATCGTGACCGATGCGTCCGTGGCGCGCGTTCTTGGAATCTCAAGCGGTGCGTTTGCCGGCCGGCCGACGCTGGTTTTGCCGGCGGGCGAGGGGACGAAGAACGTCGCGCGGCTGGCGGAGATTTGGGAGTTCCTCGCGCAACATCGCATCGATCGTCGCGGAGTGCTGTGGGCGATCGGTGGCGGCGTGGTGGGCGATCTCGCGGGGTTCGCGGCGGCGAGTTACCTGCGCGGGATCGATTACGTGCAGGTGCCGACGACGCTGCTGGCGATGGTCGACAGCTCCGTCGGCGGCAAAACCGGGCTCAACCTCCAAGCCGGCAAGAATCTCGCGGGTGCGTTTCATCATCCGTGCGCGGTTTATGGCTTCGCCGACTTTCTGCCCACGTTGCCGGCGCGCGAGTTCGCGGCGGGTGCGGCCGAAGTCGTGAAATACGGCCTGCTCGCCGATGCCGCGTTGTTCGACCGACTCGAAGCGCGGCCGCTCTCGCTCACGCATCCGGACCTGCTCGCGATCGTGCGGCGCTGTTGCGAAATCAAGGCGCAGGTCGTGCAGGCCGATCCGCGCGAGACGGCCGCCGAGGGCGGGCGGGCGTTGCTGAATCTCGGTCACACCTTCGGTCACGCCATCGAGAACGTCGCGGGCTACGGCGCTTATTTGCACGGCGAGGCGGTCGCGATCGGCCTCGCGGCGGCCGCGCGGCTCTCGTGCGAGCTGGGACTCATCGACGCGGCGGCGGTCGCGCGTGTGGAGCGCGTCGTGGCTGCGCACGATTTGCCCGTGCGTTTGCGTGAGTCGCTGCCGATGGCGGCGCTCTTTGGCGCGATGGCGCGCGACAAGAAGAACCGCGACGGCCGTCTGCGCTTCGTCGTTCTCGAAGCGCTCGGCCGCGCCGTCACGCGCGGCGACGTGCCCGTGGCGCCAGTCGAAAAGGTCTGGCGCGAGGTCGGAGCGGCGGGGTGA